GACTCACTTTTCAAAACACAGAGACTCAagtttttagaacagtttttgaTTTATGGAAGAGTGGGATAAGACACTGTAGACAGTTCCTAAATACCTGTACACAGTCAGTCTCCCCATGATTAACATCTCATATTTATATGATGCATTTGTTACAAGTGATGAACCTTTCTTGATACCTTATTACTAACTGAGTGCCCTTTCCCTGTTCCGGGAGTGCACGTCCACTTTGAtggtttttattatcattattgtttttgttgtaatAGACACTCAGCAAACGTCTCTCCCCAGTCCTTCCCTTTCCCGGTATGTGCCATCCAGACAGCAAAACCTGTTCCTAGGATTCCTGTTACTAGGATTTCCCAGTAAAAGGCCACAGTTTAACACAGGGGACAGAGGTAAACCTGAAGGCGGGGTCCCGTCCCAGAGCTGAGGGCCCTTTGGGCGGGGTGGTGAGATTGGGGGTCTGTGTCAGGCTGAGCAGGGGTGGGTGGCGTGTGCCATGGGAGCCATCTGGAGGGCTCATGTTCCAGTCAAAGCCACAGGTTTGGAGCTTCCGTTGAGCAACAAAGCATTGTCTAGCAATTGCAAGATGAATCAGAGAGATTTCTTCACTCCATGTTGAAGGTGAAGCCTGCGGTGCCTTATAAAAGCCTCCGGGCCCTGTACTCCTCACCAGCACTGACTGCTTGCTGCACTGCCACTCTCCAGCACGCTGAAGGTGAGTGTCCTGTCCCTGGCTATGGGGGGTTCATAGGGCCGTGACTGCAGGTGGCGACCGCAGGCTGTTGGAAGTCACAACGTTCTGCTTGCCAGAGCTCCTCCGGACTGACGGCATTTTGGCCTCAAGGAGACCAGTCCTTGGTGCACCAGGTAGAGCCAGGCTCAGGACCTGGGGTTGTGAAGGTGGAAGAGGCTGGTAAGCATCCGCAGGAGACCTGGGGCTGAAGTGCTGTcatctggggagagggaagagcctgGCCAGCCCCCAAACCCTTCCTGCGTGTGCTTGAGTGAACAGCACCTTGAGTGACACTCCCTAGGAGACAGGGGGACACGGGACACTGTGGCCATGGGGGCTGATTCTTTTAGACTTTAAACTGAAGTCTAActacaaatgaaaaattcacagcaGATCAAAGGGTGCAGAGAGAACACCAAGCAGAGGCGGGGGAGTCATCCCTCGTCTGAACCGGAACAAGAGGAGAGAGGGGACTGGGGGCAGGTGGGATTGGACCCGCCCTGGAACTCCCGTGTCTTCTGAAGGTTGAGAAGATGACTAAGCTGGAGGACCACATGGAGGGGATCATCAACGTGTTCCACCAGTTCTCAGTCCGGACGGGCCACTCTGACAAGCTTTCCAAGCGTGAGATGAAGCAGCTGATCACAAGAGAACTTCCAAATGCCCTCAAGGTAGGTGATGTCCCTCGCACTCAAACTCACTCGTTGAAGGCCTGGGCTGGGGTTGGCCTGAGGGCGCTCTCCTGAGCTGTGggactgtgtgtttgtgtgtgtgtgtgcgcgtgcgtgcacgCGTGCACGCGTGTGCACCTTCTTCTCTCCAGAACTCACTCTGTCACCTCAGGCTCTCTTCACCTCTCCCTCTGGGATGGCTCACTCACCTGGGGGGACTGGTGAGCTGCAGGGACCCGGCCGAGACCCGTGTGGCTCGAGGGTTAGCTCATGACAGCTGCgtccctccctttctgttttgtcACGTTGGGTTTTCCAGCGCAGTTTTGGCGAATGAGTTAATCATCCCTGGGCCTCCCTGAGCCCAGCTCTGAGGGGCAAGAGGcctggagaaaggggaggaagaatcTGAGCTCCctgtgaaggagcaggaggctggctgaggacaaagcaaaagctggcgccttgcacccccccttcacccgctcccctccatatgtgcagcattcctcaggcacccccgactgccataaaacgataaatagttaacttgctgagatcacaatcctgtaagacaggagtctcccctggtttgcaaatgtccttgagatttacaacaaagaagttaccttatcaatagccctaatgtcaccctcccctccataaaacacccaaggaggcagaggtagaaggaaaagtaaataaagttaaatttcttctaaacttaaatctcattaacaaggatgcttgatagcaggaatgtaacattccaccaggagactcccaattgtcttgatagtaaccaggccttcaatatcctgatagtgctcccccccccccccccccatgcgtGGGCTAActggccagttctgcttctgtaagattgctttgtctgctttcccgcggggtcccctgacccaattcactgacgccaagtatgcctgttcaaactgtcaatcaatcagctcagccccacccgaaacttgtttgtacccgtctataaaaaccctgcaccaacccagctctggacctctcggcgttatcggcaacgagcggcgcagaggtccagtttcgaacctgcaataaacgacccttgctgattggctttgactcacgtctctggtggtcttttaaggtgggggtaatactcaaTTGGCATTTCACCTGTCTCTCATGCCCCTTCTAGAACACCAAAGATCAAGCTACCATCGACCAGACATTCCAAGAGCTGGATGCTGATAAAGATGGAGAGGTCAGCTTCCCCGAATTCGTATCCCTCCTGGCCCGTGTGCTAATTACTGCCCACGAGGATATCCACAAGGAATAGGAAGCTCTCAGGGGCTTTTCTCTGGCAGAGTCCCCAAGAAAACCGTTCCTTGTAGTCACTGCAGCCCAGCCCTGCACGTGGAAAGGGAGAGTTAATAAACGTATTCTCAAAAAGTTTTCAGTAGTGTGCACTTTCTTTCTACGTCCGCGGTCCCCAAACTGGAGGATACCTCACCTCCGAGAGTCTGACAGACCTCGTTTAGAGCCTTGGGAAGCCCTGTCTGTTTGTTCGTTTATTCACCAGCTATTAAACGTCCACTGTTTGGCTCCTTCTTTcgtttgttcaacaaatattcccTGAATGTCTGTGATAGCCAGAGACCGAAGACAAAACCCTGTCCAGCTGGGGAGGAGAGCAGACAAACAagcagacagacggacagacagacaaacaaatagacaaataaaagcACATCCTATGAGTGGGGGAGACAGTGGTAAGTGGTATGAAGTAAGctaaaggaggaaggagagaggcagaggaagggacagagggagagaatctcaagcagaccccttcCCCCTGTCCGTGCTCAGttcagagcccaatgcagggctcgatctcacgacccagagatcacaacccagagatcatgagattaagagtcagacgcttaactgactgagccacccaggcaccccagaagtatAGAGGTTATTATTgagatattttgcattctttcccttttttctaagACTCTGAAATCCAGCCTCATGCTGACAGTCACTGTTCACAAGGCCAGTGATCACGTGTAGCTCACGGCGATCACCCTGGAAATGCAGCCCCAGCCCATTTGAGGGATGAGGGGGCCAGACTAGGGGGGCGGAAGTGCTGGTGTTAAAGCATACTCAGGCTCTGCATACACTTGAAGGTGGCAATGAGAAGTCAAGGGTCACTCCGAAGATGTTTCCCTGAGATGGGGTTGGATGTTGCGGATGCAGAGACAAGAGACAAAGTCCTTGCCAGCTGAAAACCCAAGCAGCAGAAATCCCCACACATTGTTGTATTTGTTTTGGCATAAGGAAGCAGAGGGGGCTGGGGAACAGGAGAGTGGCCTGGGCTTGGGTGTTGGGGTCAGTGAGGTATCCTGGAGGAGTAGACCCCTGGACATGAAATTTGGGGTAGAACTTTGAAAGGGGGAAAATGATACAGAATTTCCATGaatttctttgattctttcaagggtgtgggtggggggcaggaaggcGTTGGGAGTGACAAGGGACGTGGGAGCAGGGAGATGGGGGTTAGCTCCACCCAGCATGCGGCCTGGTGAGGGAGCCCTTCACCGGccagcctccctccttcctgtgGTCTGGGCCAGGTTCTTTGTTCAATACCCTAGAACGGTGCAGCTCTCCCTCTGTATTCTCTCCTGCTGTCACTCGGCATCTCCTCACGGGATTGCGTAACGTCGGTCTCCTCCGTGGGGCAGGTGCTGTTTCACTATGCCTGGCACATGACGGGGTTTCGTGAACCTCTCTTACATGGGTGAACGTACGGACACCAGTGTGGCTGTCGGTAGGATTCTGTCCTACCAGAGACTGTAGAGGACCCTGAGGGCAGCGATTGTGTCCTTGAGGGACAGGGTCAATGCCTCCTAGTGAGAAGTGCATTCATCTGAGTCAGTAGAAGTCCCTGGGGGCGTCCCTGTCTTCAGCCCCTTCTGGGGCTGAGTTCAGTCTGCGAAGGTGGGTGTCCCTTTGAGGTCACACTCCGTGCAGCTGGTGTCAGAGCACTGAACTGTTATGGGCAAACATGCTGGTGCTTGGAGGTAGGGCCTCCCAGGGGTTAGGGTTAGATCAGGTCGTGAGGCTGGGGCCCTCcgaatgagattagtgcccttataagaagaagacagggagagagagagagagagagagagagagagagagagagagagttggccttctctccaggagcatACAGAGCAGAAGGTGCTGTGTTCAAGGCAGGAGGACAGGTCTCACCATGACCTGACCACACTGACACCCTGCTCTCACACTTCCAGTCCCGAGAATCATGAGAAGTATGTGTGTACTGTTAAAGCCCCCAGTCTCTGACTTTTCACGCCAGCAGCTGAGCAGCCTGGGAAGCTGCAGAAGCAGCCCCAGGATCCAGCCCGGGGCTCTGGGCGATCTTCCCGCGGCTGCTCCCTCTGGCTTGTCTGCAGCAAGAAGATTAGGTAATTTTCTGGAGCCCAGGAATGACAGCTAAGAAGGGGATCTTTGTATTGGGGAAGGGGTGGGTCTGTCGTTCTGTTTATTCTTTGCTGAGGGAAGCTGGGATTGAGCACGGAATCCAGGGAGTGACCGGTCCTGACCACTGAGGCCTGGGGTTGGAGGTTTGGTGGGCTGCCTGCCACATCTGTGGGATGTGGATCTGAGGAAAagctgaggcaggaggaaagtGTGGTAGGCTGAGATGAGGTGAAGTTGGAttggcagaagaggaaggaatttaGAACCCAGAGAAGGGGATCTTGGAATGGCCCCAGCCTAGATGATGACAGGGAAAGAGTCAGGAAAGCCCTCACTTGCTGGGTGACCCCAGTAGGTGAAGCACTTTGCCTCTCTGGACTTCTGTTCTCATTTCTGAAGAatccaaaagaattaaagaaattcattttgaagattttagaCTAGGTGAACACTCAGGTGTCACCCAGAGTTAACATTCCAGATGTTTtgatgggagaggggagagcttCGGGTGGGATCTAGAAGCATTGGAAGGAAGTGTGTTCTTGCACATAAAAGGGTGGCGGTCGAGAGTACGAGGGTTAGGGTTAGTTTCACCACTTACTTACCATGAGACCTCGAATGAGTCACTCAAAATCTCCAAGTCCCAGTTTTCCATCAGTAAAGTGAAGATAACCATGGTCCCTCTCTTCCAGAGTTGGTGTGAGGACCAGACAACCTAACAGAACAGGGGAAGCACTCAGCACAGCTCCTGATACCATGCAAGCCCTCAACAGCCAGCAGCGGTCACTGCAAGACACTGACTTGTCTAGGAAGTCATGGCTGTCACTGGTCAGCTGCTTGCTGCTGCAAGCCCAGCAGTGAAGGGTATTTTAAACCCAAGCAAAGATGAGGGTAATTTTAGGATAGAGTTGGATAAAGTTGACCGGGGCTGGACAGGGAACCAAGGGCAGCTGAGTTCTGTCTTTCCCTAAAGGTCTTGAAATGGTTGGACCAGGACCAGGCTGCTGTTGCCCAGACCAGAGCTCTCACAGGTCTGTGACCAGTTCTGAGATACGGAGTCCTGTCAGAATGTGCTGGAAAACAACCAACCACTGGGAACAAACCCAGTGTATTTGCTGTTGTGAAAACACTCACCAGCCATGATTTAGTTTCAAAAGAGCCAACTGAACCACTTATTGAACTTACATCCTATTTAGAGAAATGTTAAGGCCCCCAAACTTGGTAAAAGTTCATCAGCCAGAGGTACCTGAGGGCAAGGGAAGGCCCCCAACCTGGATTCCAATGTGCCTGGTTAGACTCCCAGAGCCACTGCTTCTTGGCTCTGTGAGTTTGAGCAAGTGGCCTCCCTTGTTTGAACCTCAGTCTTTCTACCTGGAAAGTGCTGTTTGGGCCAGACAAAACTAGAGACTTGTCCCCAGATGACGGCTGGCATCGTGAATCAAGCGGTCGGATCCAAGGACCACAGGTCTGAACCACAGGACCTGAGACCGGACCTATTCTCTGCAGCATCTTGTCATCAACCTCCTGCCCTCCACTCTTGGTTCTGGTCTCAGAACCACTCAGAAGTGGCCATTCTGGAATGTTCCCTAGTTTCCTTGTGAACTTTTGGAGTTTTTCGATTCTGCACCTGCTGTGCTGTTGTCCTCTTTTCCTGAAGTGGCCTCTTGTCTCTTTAAGGCATCTACCCTGTTTTAGGCGCCAGATCACTGGGATCCAGATCCCATGCTTGCCCACCAAGGCCCAACCCAGTCGTTGCATCCACCGGGGAGCTCACCCCCTCAGATCCCTCAGATCCAGTAGATTCCTGGAACGCTGGGCTCGCCTGCCCATTGGGGTAGTGCTATGAGCAGCGGCGTATTATTCAGTAAGGGACACCAATTCCATCGTCTTGGGTGCAACACCTACCCCTTCAGAGAGACATCTCAGGAGGGCTGCTGGCCACTGCAAGCCAAGCCAGGCCAAGCCAACGTGCATATCAGGACTTTGCAAGTCAGGAAAGCACATGCACTCAAGGAGGTGGCTACCGGGAGCCCAGGGCAAAAGTGACTAGGACTCCATGTTTTAGTTTGGCCAATATAAAAAGTCATCTAAGTCAAAAGGAAGTGAACTCGACTCTGcttctctgatttctctgatTAGGTAACATAGCGCTGGGCACACAGTAGCTCAACTCTTGCCCTTTCAAAACTCACCTTGGCATTAATCCGCAGGTGCTTACCCtcgccctctttctctctccgaCTGCACCCATGCCAAGGACACAGGCAGAAGGTGGGTCCTCCGAGCTCCCCAGGACACCTGTGGTTATCCCGTCTTGGCTTTTCTTTGGTCCACACCATCATATTGAAAATATCTACTTGGGTGTTGCCCTGTTAGGCTGagggctcctggagggcagggacctAACACTGTGTTTGATCTGAAGACCCAGGCTCAGTGCCACAGCCTCCTAGTGCCACTCCCCACACTTCTACTCTGGACTCCGACCCTCCTCCGCACAGCAGCCCAACAGCCTCCAGACCAAGTCCACTGTCACTTAGCAGAATAAAGCCCGTCAGAAGTTCTCCAAGCCTGACTCTCGGGCCTCGTTCCCCTTGCTGCTTCCCTGGGGAGGCCCTGGCTGCTTCCGTGCCCAACACCGCATCCATCTCCCTCTTCGATTTTCTTTGTGCAGCTCATCACCTCTGAAACCACCGACTCTTTATTCCTCGGTTTGCTTACTGTCTGACTCTCCTCTAGACGTGGACTCAAGCGAGCAGGCCTGGCCAGCGCCCGGGGTGATGTCCCCACGCAGCTGCTCCTCAAGGTCCAGCCGCTGGATCCATGCGTGACGGAGCGGTGTTGGTGTCGTGGGACCGACTTGGTGTTTTCTAACAGAGCGCCTGGTCCAGAAAGCAGTGAGCCGCTCCTGGCGGCTGTGGAGAGGGTGGGCCCGGCACAGAGGGTGCTGGCAATGGGGGGACTCCCCTCTCCCCGACCTCAGCAACATTTGAAGGTAGTTGTCATGACCTCTCTTGCTTCTCTTTTCCAGGCTCAAGGGCTGCAGGCCTTCCTCTTTCCCCTTATGATTTCTCTAGGTGCTGTCGAGGCTGCACATGTTCTGCTTTGGGGGGGTCATGCCGGGCTAGATCGGACCCCGAGTTACTTCTCAAAGGCATTGCCCTACCCACTTGGCTCCTTGGTCTCAGCCCCGAGACCAGGAGGGCAGAAAGCAGATAAGAGGAGAAGACTCAGAGCGAGAATGTAGACCGACGGAGGGAGGCGTGTGGGGcatggagaaggggcaggggaggcgggagggggagaggagggtggaCTGGAACTGGGCCCCGGCTGCTCCCCTGGGACTCGGCAACAGCTGCCCGTCTCTGATGCGCACATGATGATTCTGGGTGCATGGGCGAAAGTGGGAAAACTGGGGGTGCTCCAAGGAAGAGGCCGGCTGGCCCTCTCAGGTGCTCATGTTCCCTGTCCCGTGTGTGTGAGGGGACCTTTGAGGCAGGGTGTGGGGCCCAGTCAGGCCGGGTTTGGGGCCCCGTGGATCCACCTGGAGCGCTGGGGTGGAGGACAATCTCGGGCCCGAGCCCCAGGAGGCAAGAGGACTTGGGCAACCTTCTGCTTCAGCTCTGCTGTCGCTTTGGTAATTGGAATGTCAAAATCTGTGACACAGGGTTTTCTACGGTAACTTCGGGAGGGCGTGGGTGTGGAGGCTGGATTCTGGAGTTTTCCTCAGAGGAGGGTTTGTGTCAGGGTTGTGTAAACTTGCCTCACCAGCCTGATGAAAGTGGAGGCCTTTCTTCCTGTCGCGGTCTTGGGAAATAGCGCAGAATTACCCTCTCCACCCTGCAGAGTGTGGGGGGCCGGCCTGCCTGGCTGAGATCCTGGCTGGACGCTTCTTTGAGAAGGGCCATCTTGGGCCCGGTCAGCTCCCATGGGACTGTCTGGCAGCCTCCTCACCGGCCTGGGCCTGTCATCTCGTTCCCACCCCAAATCCATCCCATAACCCACAGACAGAGAGACTTGAAAATAGAAGTGTGGTTCAATCACATCCTTCCCTAAAGCCCACACTGCTCCTGCCCTCCGTCCTCCCGTGGAGAGTGCAAGCTGCCGGCCTAGACACGGGCTGGCCCCTCGgcctctcccacttctctgccACCCCCAGGGCTCCCCGTTTCCGACCAGACCCCACAGCTGCCCACTTCTAGGCCTCATCTGAGCACCTGCTTGTTTATCCCAGGAGGCGCACAGGCTTAAAGTGGGTCTATATTTGCCTCCAGCCTCTGCTCAAGGGTCACGTTCCTACCTCAAAGTCCCACCGAACTTTAACCTCTCCAACCTTGCATTCTCCATATGGAAATCATTTGAGGAGGCCTGCAGGCGAGGCCTTGTCCCCCACCCGTCAGTGTGTCGAGCGAACAAA
The window above is part of the Mustela nigripes isolate SB6536 chromosome 10, MUSNIG.SB6536, whole genome shotgun sequence genome. Proteins encoded here:
- the S100A12 gene encoding protein S100-A12, whose product is MTKLEDHMEGIINVFHQFSVRTGHSDKLSKREMKQLITRELPNALKNTKDQATIDQTFQELDADKDGEVSFPEFVSLLARVLITAHEDIHKE